One genomic segment of Aythya fuligula isolate bAytFul2 chromosome 5, bAytFul2.pri, whole genome shotgun sequence includes these proteins:
- the LOC116489910 gene encoding cytosolic 5'-nucleotidase 1A-like — MAEPESTVVNPSVKQKDPSKALVIAVTTRAIFNLEEEHQLYLEKGKEEYVRHQQANQDRPLPPGTAFAFIQAVQYVNKKILESNPAEEDLFDILLLSNNSPESGVRIINSAKHYGLEISKFCFVSNEDSTQYLKSHGVKLFLSADRTDVCNALRRGVSAALVFQQEVQAPSTPLRVAFDGDAVLFSDETDQVFREQGLEGAVQYERAMEAVPMGEGPMKAFAMHLGKIHKKFNREECPIRTYLVTARSGRDMGIRAIKTLREWGLAIDEAFFMDGAPKGPILAQIQPHIFFDDGLHNIQGAQDMGVPSAWVPSCC; from the exons ATGGCAGAGCCTGAAAGCACGGTTGTAAACCCCAGTGTGAAACAG AAAGACCCCAGCAAGGCACTGGTCATTGCAGTGACCACCAGAGCCATCTTCAACCTGGAGGAGGAGCACCAGCTCTACCTGGAGAAGGGCAAGGAGGAGTACGTGAGGCATCAGCAGGCCAACCAGGACAGGCCCCTGCCACCAGGCACAGCCTTCGCCTTCATCCAG GCAGTGCAGTATGTGAACAAGAAGATCCTGGAGAGCAACCCAGCAGAGGAGGACCTCTTTGacatcctgctgctctccaaCAACAGCCCAGAGAGTGGTGTGCGCATCATTAACAGTGCCAAGCACTACG GCCTGGAGATTTCCAAGTTCTGCTTTGTCAGCAATGAGGACTCCACGCAGTACCTCAAGTCCCACGGGGTCAAGCTCTTCCTCTCAGCTGACAGGACAGACGTCTGCAATGCCCTCCGGAGAG GGGTCTCGGCAGCGCTGGTCTTCCAGCAGGAGGTGcaggcccccagcaccccgctgcGCGTGGCCTTCGATGGGGACGCCGTGCTCTTCTCCGACGAGACCGACCAGGTCTTTCGGGAGCAGGGCCTGGAGGGAGCGGTGCAGTATGAGCGAGCGATGGAGGCCGTGCCCATGGGAGAG GGTCCCATGAAAGCCTTTGCCATGCACCTGGGGAAGATACACAAGAAGTTCAACCGTGAGGAGTGCCCCATCCGCACCTACCTGGTGACCGCCCGCAGTGGCCGAGACATGGGCATCCGAGCCATCAAGACGCTCCGGGAATGGGGTCTGGCCATCGACGAGGCTTTCTTCATGGATGGGGCTCCCAAAGGCCCCATCCTCGCCCAGATCCAGCCGCATATTTTCTTTGATGATGGCCTTCATAACATCCAGGGGGCTCAAGATATGGGGGTACCATCTGCCTGGGTCCCCTCATGTTGCTGA